In one window of Camelus dromedarius isolate mCamDro1 chromosome 7, mCamDro1.pat, whole genome shotgun sequence DNA:
- the LOC105106408 gene encoding indolethylamine N-methyltransferase, with product MEGKLYAGEDYKKEFDPQDYLKTYYAFDSGTVAENEILKFNLKNLFQTFSSGGVGGDILIDIGSGPTIYQLLSACEAFREIIVSDYTEQNLWELEKWLKKEPGAYDWSPAVQYVCELEGDRSRCQEKEARLRRTVTRILKCDVTQPHPLAPAQVPPADCVLTLLAMECACPDADTYWAAIRRLVSLLKPGGHLVMAIALRCQSYMVGAKKFFGLPLEKETVEKAVQEAGCQVLRCEYRANKYSHFYCINEGICFLVARKGRRA from the exons ATGGAAGGCAAGCTCTATGCTGGAGAAGACTATAAGAAAGAATTTGACCCCCAAGACTACTTGAAGACCTACTATGCCTTCGATTCAGGCACTGTAGCTGAAAATGAAATCCTGAAATTTAACCTCAAAAACCTCTTCCAGACCTTCTCTTCAG gaggagtGGGAGGTGACATCCTGATCGACATTGGCTCGGGCCCCACCATCTACCAGCTGCTCTCGGCCTGTGAGGCCTTCCGGGAGATCATCGTCTCGGACTACACGGAGCAGAACCTCTGGGAGCTGGAGAAGTGGCTGAAGAAGGAGCCGGGGGCCTATGACTGGTCCCCAGCCGTGCAATACGTGTGTGAGCTGGAGGGAGACAG GAGCAGATGTCAGGAGAAGGAGGCACGGCTCCGAAGGACAGTCACACGGATCCTGAAGTGTGACGTGACCCAGCCACATCCCCTGGCACCAGCCCAGGTGCCACCAGCTGACTGCGTGCTGACCCTGCTGGCCATGGAGTGTGCCTGTCCTGATGCAGACACCTACTGGGCAGCGATCCGGCGCTTGGTCAGCCTGCTGAAGCCGGGCGGGCACCTGGTCATGGCCATAGCCCTCCGCTGCCAGAGCTACATGGTGGGTGCCAAGAAGTTCTTTGGGCTCCCCTTGGAGAAGGAGACGGTGGAGAAGGCCGTGCAGGAGGCCGGCTGCCAGGTGCTGCGGTGCGAATACCGCGCCAACAAATACTCACACTTCTACTGCATCAACGAGGGCATCTGCTTTCTAGTGGCCCGCAAGGGCCGCAGGGCCTGA